One part of the Sphingopyxis sp. TUF1 genome encodes these proteins:
- a CDS encoding ribonuclease R family protein — translation MPSPRKPVRKATRHLPAGLPPRDEILRFIEESPGAVGKREIAKHFGLHGADKIALKALLKDMTDEGLVDMAPGRAFHKHGGLPRVTVLRVAAVEGDAVWAVPDRWEGAGAPPRLRVMEKGRRSALGIGDRILARTEERGNGHVAHPMKKLQAGGETIIGVLVADPGPGGKPMTWLRPADKRARFDFAVADMGDASIGDLVRAELSGRGPATKARVIDRIGDPFAPRSLSMIAIAKHEIPHVFGDEVIDEAERAAKLPLTPDGREDLRDLPILAIDPADARDHDDAVWAIPDDDPGNKGGYRAIVAIADVSYYVRPDGALDREARRRGNSVYFPDQVVPMLPETLSAGVCSLKAGQDRAAMACHLTVDKHGKVTSWRFTRALVRLRANIAYERAQAAYNADLADAGWDDDVLPALRQLWACWKLLAKARAARAPLDLDLPERQVILDEAGAIAEIRVRERLDAHRLIEDYMIAANVAAAKALEAKKSPVMYRIHEPPSREKLVSLKDYLETFEQSFALGQVITPAVFNRLIDGFSGDDRLPEIMEAILRSQTQAYYGPANSGHFGLALGSYAHFTSPIRRYADLIVHRALVDSYRLEVPGQPKGLPARTGLGEADAKGLSRIGEAISALERRAMEAERETVDRYVAAYLAGKVGEIVPARITGVQPFGFFATVDGLGGDGLVPVSTLGSERFFYDEAARTLDSEYGRVSYSVGQRLELRLMDANPVSGALRFELPDAPEGGFRNRPPRRDGVRKAGKHMVGKRGRPANIKHKGKRR, via the coding sequence ATGCCGTCACCCAGAAAGCCCGTCCGAAAAGCCACCCGCCACTTGCCCGCGGGATTGCCGCCGCGCGACGAGATATTGCGCTTTATCGAGGAAAGCCCCGGCGCCGTTGGCAAGCGCGAGATCGCCAAGCATTTCGGCCTGCACGGTGCGGACAAGATCGCGCTCAAGGCGCTGCTGAAAGATATGACCGACGAGGGTCTGGTCGACATGGCGCCCGGGCGCGCCTTTCACAAACATGGCGGGCTGCCGCGCGTCACCGTGCTGCGCGTCGCGGCGGTCGAGGGCGATGCCGTCTGGGCGGTGCCCGATCGCTGGGAGGGCGCCGGGGCGCCGCCGCGGCTGCGCGTGATGGAGAAGGGGCGGCGAAGCGCGCTTGGCATCGGCGACCGCATCCTCGCGCGCACCGAAGAGCGCGGTAATGGGCATGTCGCGCACCCGATGAAGAAATTGCAAGCGGGGGGCGAAACGATCATTGGCGTTCTCGTCGCCGACCCTGGTCCGGGCGGAAAGCCGATGACCTGGCTGCGCCCCGCCGACAAGCGTGCGCGCTTCGACTTTGCGGTTGCGGACATGGGCGACGCGTCGATCGGCGATCTGGTGCGCGCCGAGTTGTCGGGCCGCGGGCCCGCGACCAAGGCGCGCGTGATCGATCGCATCGGCGATCCCTTCGCGCCGCGCTCGCTCAGCATGATCGCGATTGCTAAGCATGAAATCCCGCATGTATTCGGCGACGAGGTGATCGACGAGGCCGAGCGCGCGGCGAAGCTGCCGCTGACCCCCGACGGGCGCGAGGATTTGCGCGATCTGCCGATCCTCGCGATCGACCCCGCCGACGCGCGCGACCATGACGATGCTGTGTGGGCGATCCCCGACGACGATCCCGGCAACAAGGGCGGGTATCGCGCCATCGTCGCGATTGCCGACGTCAGCTATTATGTCCGCCCCGACGGCGCCCTCGACCGCGAGGCAAGGCGGCGCGGCAACAGCGTCTATTTCCCCGATCAGGTCGTGCCGATGCTGCCCGAGACGCTGTCGGCGGGCGTCTGTTCGCTGAAAGCGGGGCAGGATCGCGCCGCGATGGCATGCCACCTAACCGTCGACAAGCATGGCAAGGTGACGTCATGGCGCTTCACACGCGCACTGGTGCGCCTGCGCGCGAACATCGCCTATGAGCGCGCGCAGGCGGCCTATAATGCCGATTTAGCGGATGCGGGCTGGGACGATGATGTGCTGCCGGCGCTCCGCCAGCTCTGGGCCTGCTGGAAACTGCTTGCCAAGGCGCGCGCCGCAAGGGCGCCGCTCGACCTCGACCTGCCCGAGCGGCAGGTGATCCTCGACGAGGCGGGCGCCATCGCCGAAATCCGCGTGCGCGAGCGGCTCGACGCGCACCGGCTGATTGAGGATTATATGATCGCGGCGAATGTCGCGGCGGCCAAGGCGCTGGAGGCGAAAAAGTCGCCCGTCATGTACCGCATCCACGAACCGCCGAGCCGCGAGAAACTGGTCAGCCTCAAGGATTATCTGGAAACGTTCGAGCAGAGCTTTGCGCTGGGGCAGGTGATTACGCCCGCGGTGTTCAACCGCCTGATCGACGGCTTTTCGGGCGACGACCGCCTGCCCGAGATCATGGAGGCGATTTTGCGCAGCCAGACGCAGGCCTATTATGGCCCCGCCAATTCGGGGCATTTCGGACTCGCGCTCGGCTCCTACGCGCATTTCACGTCACCGATCCGCCGCTACGCCGACCTGATCGTCCACCGCGCGCTGGTCGATTCATACCGGCTGGAAGTGCCGGGCCAACCCAAGGGCTTGCCCGCGCGAACCGGGCTGGGCGAGGCTGACGCCAAGGGTCTGTCGCGCATCGGCGAGGCGATCAGCGCGCTCGAGCGCCGCGCGATGGAGGCCGAACGCGAGACGGTCGACCGCTATGTCGCCGCATATCTGGCGGGCAAGGTCGGCGAAATCGTGCCCGCGCGCATCACGGGCGTACAGCCGTTCGGCTTTTTCGCGACCGTCGACGGACTCGGCGGCGACGGGCTGGTGCCGGTATCGACTTTGGGCAGCGAACGCTTCTTCTATGATGAAGCGGCGCGGACGCTCGACAGCGAGTATGGCCGCGTGAGCTATTCGGTCGGCCAGCGGCTCGAGCTGCGTTTGATGGACGCCAATCCGGTGAGCGGCGCGCTGCGCTTCGAGCTGCCCGATGCGCCCGAAGGCGGCTTCCGCAATCGTCCGCCGCGGCGTGACGGGGTGAGGAAGGCGGGCAAGCATATGGTCGGCAAACGCGGGCGGCCTGCGAACATCAAGCATAAGGGTAAGCGTCGCTAA
- a CDS encoding MFS transporter — translation MSEAAVYQPTQKDIRMVIAASSAGTVFEWYDFFIYGTLAAIIGKAFFPSDNATLEVLLVWAGFAVGFGFRPLGAVLFGFLGDRLGRKYTFLVTVTLMGIATAGVGMIPSAATIGIAAPIIIILLRILQGLALGGEYGGAAVYVAEHSPPGKRGFYTSFIQASVVGGFVLSLIVVLGCKALMPDAIWESWGWRVPFLLSLILLGISLWMRLKLSESPVFQAMKAEGELARNPLKESFTYPGNPRRIFIALFGIAAGLTVIWYTAMFSGLSFLKGPMKVDDTAAEIIVGCAAAVGMGFFIWAGRLSDRIGRKKPIVWGYGVTLVALFPLFWLMGSVGNPALSAAAAKAPVVVTGSQCDFDPFAQKQATVCGRTLGELTRLGVPYTVAASGDRFDSVRVTIGGREVAGEDPAVLQPALEAMGYDFAKQVPGAGGIALIFLALLGLSALSGFTYGPVAALLSEMFPPHVRYSSLSIPYHLGTGYFGGFLPLIASFIIAKTGDAYAGLWYTWVVVLAAFLIAAFMLKDPVEGQWDRAKDGAPSAR, via the coding sequence ATGAGTGAAGCTGCCGTCTATCAGCCGACGCAGAAGGACATTCGCATGGTCATCGCCGCATCGTCGGCGGGGACGGTGTTCGAATGGTATGATTTCTTCATCTACGGCACGCTCGCGGCGATCATCGGCAAGGCCTTCTTCCCCAGCGACAATGCGACGCTGGAGGTGCTGCTCGTCTGGGCGGGATTCGCGGTCGGTTTCGGGTTCCGTCCGCTCGGCGCGGTGCTGTTCGGCTTTCTCGGCGACCGGCTGGGGCGCAAATATACGTTCCTCGTCACCGTCACGCTGATGGGAATAGCGACCGCCGGGGTCGGCATGATTCCGTCGGCGGCGACGATCGGTATCGCCGCGCCGATCATTATCATCCTGCTGCGCATCCTGCAGGGTCTCGCGCTCGGCGGGGAGTATGGCGGCGCGGCGGTCTATGTCGCCGAGCATTCGCCGCCCGGAAAGCGGGGCTTTTACACCAGCTTCATCCAGGCGAGCGTCGTCGGCGGGTTCGTGCTGAGCCTGATCGTTGTTCTTGGATGCAAGGCATTGATGCCCGATGCAATCTGGGAAAGCTGGGGCTGGCGCGTGCCTTTCCTCCTGTCGCTGATCCTGCTCGGTATTTCGCTGTGGATGCGACTGAAGCTTTCCGAAAGCCCGGTGTTTCAGGCTATGAAGGCGGAAGGCGAACTGGCCAGAAATCCGCTGAAGGAAAGCTTCACCTATCCGGGCAATCCCCGGCGCATCTTTATCGCGCTGTTCGGCATCGCCGCCGGCCTGACGGTGATCTGGTACACCGCGATGTTCTCCGGCCTCTCGTTCCTCAAAGGCCCGATGAAGGTCGACGATACCGCCGCCGAAATCATCGTCGGCTGCGCCGCCGCGGTCGGCATGGGCTTTTTCATCTGGGCGGGGCGCCTGTCGGACCGCATCGGGCGCAAGAAGCCGATCGTCTGGGGTTATGGCGTGACGCTGGTCGCTCTGTTCCCGCTGTTCTGGCTGATGGGTAGCGTTGGCAATCCCGCGCTCAGTGCGGCGGCGGCCAAGGCGCCGGTCGTCGTCACCGGGTCGCAATGCGATTTCGACCCTTTTGCGCAGAAGCAGGCGACCGTGTGCGGACGAACGCTGGGCGAACTTACCCGGCTTGGGGTGCCGTATACCGTGGCCGCCAGCGGCGACCGCTTCGACAGCGTCCGGGTAACGATCGGCGGCCGCGAGGTCGCGGGCGAAGATCCGGCGGTGTTGCAGCCCGCACTCGAAGCGATGGGCTATGATTTTGCAAAACAGGTGCCGGGGGCAGGCGGGATCGCGCTAATCTTCCTCGCGCTGCTGGGGCTCAGCGCGCTGTCGGGCTTTACCTATGGCCCGGTTGCCGCTCTTTTGTCGGAGATGTTTCCGCCGCATGTCCGCTATTCGTCGCTTTCGATCCCCTACCATCTGGGAACCGGTTATTTCGGCGGCTTCCTGCCGCTGATCGCCAGCTTCATCATTGCGAAGACGGGCGATGCCTATGCCGGGCTATGGTACACCTGGGTGGTGGTGCTCGCTGCCTTTCTTATTGCCGCGTTCATGCTCAAAGATCCCGTCGAGGGGCAGTGGGACCGGGCGAAAGACGGGGCGCCGTCCGCGCGCTGA
- a CDS encoding GNAT family N-acetyltransferase, with protein MADVVITRAESEADVAVVASLFRAYAASLDVDLAYQDFEAELAGLPGHYAAPRGLLLLARDDDGVPLGCVACRPLGADICEMKRLFVAPAGRGRGLGRLLVRRLFAEAQALGYREMRLDTLASMNAAQALYRAEGFEPTTPYYDTPVAGTVFLSRPLA; from the coding sequence GTGGCGGACGTCGTGATTACCCGCGCCGAAAGCGAGGCCGATGTCGCGGTCGTGGCATCGCTGTTCCGCGCCTATGCGGCGTCGCTCGACGTCGATCTGGCCTACCAGGATTTCGAGGCCGAGTTGGCCGGATTGCCCGGCCACTATGCCGCGCCGCGCGGATTGCTGCTGCTCGCGCGCGATGACGATGGCGTGCCGCTGGGGTGCGTCGCGTGCCGCCCGCTGGGTGCGGACATCTGCGAAATGAAGCGCCTGTTCGTGGCACCCGCGGGGCGGGGAAGGGGGCTCGGCCGCCTATTGGTCCGGCGGCTGTTCGCCGAGGCGCAGGCGCTCGGTTATCGCGAGATGCGGCTCGATACGCTGGCGTCGATGAATGCGGCGCAGGCGCTGTACCGCGCCGAAGGGTTCGAGCCGACGACGCCCTATTACGATACGCCGGTGGCTGGCACGGTTTTCCTTAGCCGCCCCCTCGCCTAA
- the alr gene encoding alanine racemase has product MIAIAPPLRLRLDSDALVANWRWLAAQSGAAACGAAIKADGYGLGAGAVAHRLAAAGCRDFFLATWAEAAALMPLPAGVSLSVLHGVGEADMVAARLLPARPVLNSIEQVQRWREGGEGRPCDVMVDTGMNRLGLRVEEATGGALDGLTIETLLSHLASADEDSDQNAAQLAAFRSVRAQIPARRYSLANSAGVCLGADYAFDLTRPGIALYGGTPRREAEGHIRQVVYPEARVLQVRTVRAGESVGYGAAWTSPRDARVAIANLGYADGYLRCHSGTGGATWQGAKLPLIGRVSMDLTAYDASGAGGIGEGDWLAIDYDLTARAAASGLSQYELLTGLGDRFAREWR; this is encoded by the coding sequence ATGATCGCCATCGCTCCGCCGCTCCGCCTCCGCCTTGATTCCGATGCGCTCGTCGCCAACTGGCGCTGGCTCGCCGCGCAGAGCGGTGCGGCAGCGTGCGGCGCGGCGATCAAGGCCGATGGTTATGGTCTCGGCGCCGGCGCAGTCGCGCATCGGCTCGCCGCCGCGGGTTGCCGGGATTTTTTCCTCGCGACCTGGGCCGAGGCGGCCGCGCTGATGCCGCTACCCGCAGGCGTGTCGCTGTCGGTGCTGCATGGCGTGGGGGAAGCCGATATGGTCGCAGCGCGCCTGCTCCCCGCGCGCCCTGTGCTGAACAGCATCGAACAGGTGCAGCGCTGGCGCGAGGGCGGCGAGGGACGGCCGTGCGACGTGATGGTCGATACGGGGATGAATCGGCTCGGCCTGCGCGTCGAAGAGGCGACGGGCGGCGCGCTCGACGGGCTGACGATCGAAACCCTGCTCAGTCATCTCGCCTCGGCTGACGAGGACAGCGACCAGAATGCGGCGCAGCTAGCGGCGTTCCGGTCGGTCCGCGCGCAGATTCCGGCGCGGCGCTATAGCCTGGCGAACAGCGCGGGCGTGTGCCTTGGCGCCGACTATGCCTTTGACCTGACGCGCCCCGGCATCGCGCTCTATGGCGGAACGCCGCGCCGCGAAGCAGAGGGCCATATCCGGCAGGTCGTTTATCCCGAAGCGCGCGTGCTGCAGGTCCGCACCGTGCGTGCGGGCGAAAGCGTCGGCTATGGCGCGGCATGGACGTCGCCGCGCGACGCGCGCGTGGCGATCGCGAACCTGGGCTATGCCGACGGCTATCTGCGCTGCCACTCCGGAACAGGCGGCGCGACGTGGCAAGGCGCCAAGCTGCCGCTGATCGGACGGGTGTCGATGGACCTCACCGCCTATGACGCGAGCGGCGCCGGCGGGATCGGCGAAGGCGACTGGCTGGCGATCGATTACGACCTCACCGCGCGTGCCGCGGCTAGCGGCCTGTCGCAATATGAACTGCTGACCGGACTTGGCGACCGGTTCGCGCGTGAGTGGCGCTGA
- a CDS encoding cyclase family protein — MTRFIDLSIPITNDVVSDPPVMRPQITYMTHENTWEQIAMFFPGLTRDDLPDGEGWAVEMLSLSTHNGTHMDAPWHYHSTTDSGATPAPSIDEAPLDLFFRPGVKLDFSDRPHGHVVSGAEVEAELARIGHDLQPLDIVLVQSGAIYGTENFTDQGCGMGAEATLYLTERGVQVVGTDAWSWDAPFSHTARRWAETRDPSIIWEGHKAGRIRPYYQIEKLTNLAATPATGFTFSCFPVKIERASAGWIRAVALVED; from the coding sequence ATGACCCGGTTCATCGACCTTTCAATCCCGATCACCAACGACGTCGTATCCGACCCGCCGGTGATGCGCCCGCAGATCACCTATATGACCCACGAAAATACGTGGGAACAGATCGCGATGTTCTTCCCCGGCCTGACGCGCGACGACCTGCCCGACGGCGAAGGCTGGGCGGTCGAGATGCTGTCGCTGAGCACGCACAACGGCACGCATATGGACGCGCCGTGGCATTATCATTCGACGACCGACAGCGGCGCCACCCCCGCACCGTCGATCGACGAAGCCCCGCTCGACCTCTTCTTCCGCCCCGGCGTGAAGCTCGACTTTTCGGATCGTCCGCACGGTCATGTCGTAAGCGGCGCCGAGGTCGAGGCGGAGTTGGCGCGCATCGGGCACGACCTGCAACCGCTCGACATCGTGCTGGTTCAATCGGGCGCGATCTACGGCACCGAAAATTTCACCGACCAGGGCTGCGGCATGGGCGCCGAGGCGACGCTGTATCTGACCGAACGCGGCGTGCAGGTCGTCGGCACCGACGCGTGGAGTTGGGACGCGCCGTTCAGCCACACCGCCCGGCGCTGGGCCGAAACGCGCGATCCGTCGATAATCTGGGAAGGCCACAAGGCGGGACGCATCCGGCCCTATTACCAGATCGAAAAGCTGACCAATCTGGCGGCGACCCCCGCCACGGGCTTCACTTTCAGCTGCTTTCCGGTGAAGATCGAGCGCGCAAGCGCGGGGTGGATCCGCGCGGTGGCGCTGGTGGAGGATTAG
- the proS gene encoding proline--tRNA ligase yields the protein MIKHALSVTRQADFAAWYQDVIAEADLAEESGVRGCMVIKPWGYGIWERIQTVMDAAIKAAGVQNAYFPLFIPLSFFEKEADHVDGFAKEMAVVTHHRLIGDGKGKLVPDPEAKLEEPLIVRPTSETVIGAAMSRWVQSWRDLPLKVNQWANVVRWEMRTRMFLRTSEFLWQEGHTAHADRDDAMAETLRALEMYRAFAEDVLAMPVIAGEKPENERFPGAVATYSIEAMMQDGKALQAGTSHYLGTGFAEAAGIRYQDKDGGHSLCHTTSWGTSTRMIGGVIMTHGDDDGLRCPPRIAPFQIVIIPMLRDNDEDAAILDYCRDLETRLKALDAFREPVRVLFDTGANKAQTKRWGWVKKGAPIIIEVGPRDVAGGNVAVIRRDRLYKDDGKLNSAFIGKGDFVADAARTLEDIQASLHAEARERLHANIRRDVTDLAAHFGGDEKFAGWVEVQWSRPTGAALDKIVEQLKALKLTMRNTPLDAAPADGACLFTGDPAVERVLIGRTY from the coding sequence ATGATCAAGCATGCGCTGAGCGTAACCCGTCAGGCCGACTTCGCGGCCTGGTATCAGGATGTCATCGCCGAAGCCGATCTGGCCGAGGAATCGGGCGTACGCGGCTGTATGGTCATCAAGCCGTGGGGCTATGGCATCTGGGAACGCATTCAGACGGTGATGGACGCGGCGATCAAGGCCGCGGGCGTGCAGAATGCCTATTTCCCGCTTTTCATTCCCTTGAGCTTCTTTGAGAAGGAAGCCGACCATGTCGACGGTTTCGCCAAGGAGATGGCGGTTGTTACGCACCACCGGCTGATCGGTGACGGCAAGGGCAAGCTGGTTCCCGATCCCGAGGCGAAGCTCGAAGAACCGCTGATCGTCCGCCCGACGTCCGAAACGGTGATCGGCGCGGCGATGAGCCGCTGGGTACAAAGCTGGCGCGACCTGCCGCTGAAGGTCAACCAGTGGGCGAACGTGGTGCGCTGGGAAATGCGCACGCGCATGTTTCTGCGCACGAGCGAATTTCTGTGGCAGGAAGGCCATACCGCACACGCCGACAGGGACGACGCGATGGCCGAGACGCTGCGCGCGCTCGAAATGTATCGCGCCTTTGCCGAGGATGTCCTCGCGATGCCCGTGATCGCGGGCGAGAAGCCCGAAAATGAGCGTTTTCCGGGCGCGGTCGCGACCTATTCGATCGAGGCGATGATGCAGGACGGCAAGGCGCTTCAGGCGGGCACCTCGCACTATCTGGGCACGGGCTTCGCCGAAGCGGCGGGCATCCGCTATCAGGACAAGGACGGCGGGCACAGCCTGTGTCACACGACGAGCTGGGGCACGTCGACGCGGATGATCGGCGGCGTGATCATGACGCATGGCGACGATGACGGGCTGCGCTGCCCGCCGCGCATTGCGCCGTTCCAGATCGTCATCATTCCGATGCTGCGCGACAATGACGAGGACGCCGCGATCCTCGATTATTGTCGCGATCTGGAAACGCGGCTGAAGGCGCTCGACGCTTTTCGCGAACCCGTGCGCGTGCTTTTCGACACCGGGGCGAACAAGGCGCAGACGAAGCGCTGGGGCTGGGTCAAAAAGGGCGCGCCGATCATCATCGAGGTCGGCCCGCGCGACGTCGCCGGCGGCAATGTCGCGGTGATCCGCCGCGACCGGCTGTACAAGGACGACGGCAAGCTCAACAGCGCGTTCATCGGCAAGGGCGATTTCGTCGCCGATGCGGCACGGACGCTCGAGGATATTCAGGCGAGCCTGCACGCCGAGGCGCGCGAACGACTGCACGCCAACATCCGCCGCGACGTCACCGACCTTGCCGCGCATTTCGGCGGTGACGAGAAATTCGCCGGGTGGGTCGAGGTGCAATGGTCGCGCCCGACCGGCGCGGCGCTCGACAAGATCGTCGAGCAGTTGAAGGCGCTGAAGCTCACCATGCGCAACACCCCCCTCGACGCCGCGCCTGCCGACGGGGCCTGCCTGTTCACGGGCGACCCCGCGGTCGAGCGCGTGCTCATCGGGCGAACCTATTGA
- a CDS encoding universal stress protein → MRTYLVVIDDSPEASLALRFAARRAARTGGGVMVLAIVAPQDFVAFGGVQATIEAEAREHAEELVAAAADAVVQEAGVTPQIMVKSGKPVDVVREVIVASDKIAALVLATAATGAPGPLVSHFTGQDAGTLPCPVMLVPGGIDLARLDALS, encoded by the coding sequence ATGCGGACATATCTGGTGGTGATCGACGACAGCCCGGAGGCGTCGCTGGCCCTGCGCTTTGCGGCGCGGCGCGCGGCGCGAACGGGCGGCGGCGTGATGGTGCTCGCAATCGTCGCGCCGCAGGATTTCGTCGCGTTCGGCGGCGTGCAGGCGACGATCGAAGCCGAAGCGCGCGAACATGCCGAGGAACTGGTCGCGGCTGCCGCCGACGCAGTGGTGCAGGAAGCGGGCGTGACGCCGCAGATCATGGTGAAATCGGGCAAGCCGGTCGATGTCGTGCGCGAGGTGATCGTGGCAAGCGACAAGATTGCCGCGCTGGTGCTCGCCACCGCGGCCACCGGCGCGCCCGGCCCGCTGGTATCGCATTTCACCGGACAGGATGCGGGCACGCTCCCCTGTCCGGTGATGCTGGTGCCGGGCGGGATCGACCTTGCCCGGCTCGATGCATTGAGCTGA
- a CDS encoding helix-turn-helix domain-containing protein gives MTPAPVGEQLREWRVRRRMSQMDLALGTEISTRHLSFIETGRSRPSALMLQRIADCLEVPNRARNAMLLAAGYAPDYRERDLDSPEMAGMKAIVDHVLKGHEPYPALAVDRHWNMIAANGAVALLTRLAAPELLAPPVNVLRVALHPEGLARHIVNLGEWRAHLLERLDQQIDASADAGLIALRAELAAYGEGAGEHSDSAANGIAVPLVLYTPMGQIRFVSTVTIFGTPVDITLSELAIEAFFPADAESAALLRKMAGRK, from the coding sequence ATGACCCCCGCACCCGTCGGCGAACAGCTTCGCGAATGGCGCGTCCGGCGCCGCATGAGCCAAATGGATCTCGCGCTGGGCACCGAGATTTCGACCCGGCATTTGAGCTTTATCGAAACCGGGCGCTCGCGTCCCAGTGCGCTGATGCTGCAACGCATCGCCGATTGCCTCGAGGTGCCGAACCGCGCGCGCAACGCGATGTTGCTCGCGGCAGGCTATGCCCCCGATTATCGCGAGCGCGATCTGGACAGCCCCGAAATGGCGGGGATGAAGGCGATCGTCGACCATGTGCTGAAGGGGCACGAGCCCTATCCTGCGCTCGCGGTCGACCGGCACTGGAACATGATCGCCGCCAACGGCGCCGTCGCGCTGCTGACCCGGCTTGCGGCGCCCGAACTGCTTGCGCCACCGGTCAATGTGCTGCGCGTCGCGCTTCACCCCGAGGGGTTGGCGCGGCATATCGTCAATCTCGGCGAGTGGCGCGCGCACCTGCTCGAACGGCTCGATCAACAGATCGACGCGAGCGCCGATGCGGGGCTGATCGCGCTGCGCGCGGAACTTGCGGCGTATGGCGAGGGGGCCGGCGAGCATAGCGACAGCGCGGCGAACGGCATCGCGGTGCCGCTGGTCCTCTACACGCCGATGGGGCAGATCCGCTTCGTATCGACGGTGACGATCTTCGGCACCCCGGTCGACATCACCCTCTCTGAACTCGCGATCGAGGCCTTTTTCCCGGCGGATGCGGAAAGCGCGGCGCTGTTGCGGAAAATGGCTGGCCGCAAATAG
- the phaR gene encoding polyhydroxyalkanoate synthesis repressor PhaR, with protein sequence MAKSKRAADDEVVTIKKYANRRLYDTERSCYITLDDLGAMVRDGREFRVVDAKSGEDITHNVLTQIIMDTETRGETLLPVPFLRQLIGMYGDKMQSMVPQYLEASMAAFRKNQQDVRAAFEGALGANPLAELTRRNMEMFQQAAGAFIPGAGKAKDAEIAALKAEIAELKAELAEKN encoded by the coding sequence ATGGCGAAGTCCAAACGGGCGGCGGATGACGAAGTCGTCACGATCAAGAAATACGCCAACCGGCGGCTCTATGACACCGAACGCAGCTGTTACATCACGCTCGACGACCTAGGCGCGATGGTGCGCGACGGCCGCGAGTTCCGCGTCGTCGATGCCAAGAGCGGCGAAGACATCACGCACAATGTGCTGACGCAGATCATCATGGACACCGAAACGCGCGGCGAAACGCTCTTGCCGGTGCCGTTCCTGCGCCAGCTGATCGGCATGTACGGCGACAAGATGCAGTCGATGGTCCCGCAATATCTGGAAGCGTCGATGGCGGCGTTTCGCAAGAACCAGCAGGACGTTCGCGCGGCATTCGAGGGCGCGCTGGGCGCCAATCCGCTCGCCGAACTGACCCGGCGCAACATGGAAATGTTCCAGCAGGCCGCAGGCGCGTTCATTCCAGGCGCGGGCAAGGCGAAGGACGCCGAGATTGCGGCGCTGAAAGCCGAGATTGCCGAGCTGAAGGCCGAACTCGCCGAAAAGAACTAA